In one Chryseobacterium camelliae genomic region, the following are encoded:
- a CDS encoding DNA cytosine methyltransferase — MKYIDLFAGCGGLSLGLNQSGWKGLFAIEKSPFAFATLEHNLINNLGHFDWPEWLEQKNHDINELLTHNKRELKELRGEVDLVAGGPPCQGFSTAGRREEGDHRNKLINSYIKFIRLVQPKIIFFENVRGFTQRFEKNKSKGIKYSEFVQERLKRSGKDFTGYEVHGELVDFSKFGVPQKRTRFILVGIRKDIYNTYKDKSPLQFFDLIKNQRENFLANKGIGLSTSLKDAISDLLEKNGTTECPDSKGFLTSFYGSEKSSYQKMMRLGLQHQLVPDSHRFANHGKETIKLFQNLLLTAPKGKKIGGEERRIYSIKKRGIVILDPNQPTPTLTSHPDDYIHYCEPRILSVREYARVQTFPDWFEFKKKYTTGGKLRIVEVPRYTQVGNAIPPLFGEQAGNALKQLLNE, encoded by the coding sequence ATGAAGTATATAGATTTATTTGCTGGCTGTGGAGGTCTATCCTTAGGGCTTAATCAATCAGGATGGAAAGGATTGTTTGCTATTGAGAAAAGTCCTTTTGCATTTGCCACACTAGAACATAATCTTATAAATAATTTAGGTCACTTTGATTGGCCAGAATGGTTAGAACAAAAAAATCATGATATAAATGAACTATTAACACATAATAAAAGAGAACTTAAGGAATTAAGAGGAGAGGTAGATTTAGTTGCTGGAGGACCACCATGCCAAGGCTTTTCAACAGCAGGGAGAAGGGAAGAAGGAGATCATAGGAATAAACTTATTAATTCGTATATAAAATTTATAAGATTGGTTCAGCCTAAAATTATTTTCTTTGAAAATGTAAGGGGGTTCACACAACGATTTGAGAAAAATAAAAGTAAGGGTATTAAATATTCTGAATTTGTACAAGAAAGATTAAAGCGTTCGGGTAAGGATTTTACTGGGTATGAAGTACATGGGGAATTAGTTGATTTTTCAAAATTTGGTGTGCCCCAAAAAAGAACACGTTTTATTTTAGTTGGTATTAGAAAAGATATCTATAATACTTATAAAGATAAATCCCCATTACAATTCTTTGATCTAATTAAAAATCAGAGGGAGAATTTTTTAGCAAATAAAGGTATAGGACTTTCAACAAGTTTAAAAGACGCCATATCTGATTTGTTGGAAAAAAATGGAACCACTGAATGTCCAGATTCTAAAGGGTTTTTAACATCTTTTTATGGCTCCGAGAAGAGTTCTTATCAAAAAATGATGAGGTTGGGTTTACAACACCAGTTAGTTCCTGATAGCCATCGTTTTGCCAATCATGGTAAAGAAACGATTAAATTATTCCAAAACCTTTTACTTACTGCTCCAAAAGGGAAAAAAATTGGAGGGGAAGAACGGAGGATATATTCGATTAAAAAAAGGGGAATAGTTATATTAGATCCTAATCAACCTACCCCTACACTTACATCTCATCCTGATGATTATATTCATTACTGTGAACCAAGAATATTGAGTGTTAGGGAGTATGCAAGGGTTCAAACATTTCCCGATTGGTTTGAGTTTAAAAAAAAATATACAACTGGTGGTAAATTAAGGATTGTAGAGGTTCCAAGATATACGCAAGTGGGAAATGCAATTCCTCCATTATTTGGTGAACAAGCAGGAAATGCCTTAAAGCAGTTACTAAATGAGTAA
- a CDS encoding very short patch repair endonuclease, whose amino-acid sequence MDIWSKEKRTEVMSKIRSKNTKPELLLRKYLFSKGLRYRINYKKLPGKPDIVFPKYKTVVFVNGCFWHGHDNCKIAHIPKSNVEFWTNKINNNKKRDEDNLKSLLLLGWCVFIVWECEINKFNLENLYEKIKKSISLMLIISYQFR is encoded by the coding sequence ATGGACATTTGGAGTAAAGAAAAAAGAACCGAGGTGATGTCAAAAATTCGGTCTAAGAATACTAAACCAGAATTATTGTTAAGGAAATATTTGTTTAGTAAGGGGTTAAGGTATCGTATTAATTATAAAAAATTGCCAGGTAAACCAGATATTGTATTCCCAAAATATAAAACCGTTGTTTTTGTTAATGGTTGTTTTTGGCATGGTCACGATAATTGTAAAATTGCACATATTCCTAAAAGTAATGTGGAGTTTTGGACAAATAAAATCAATAACAATAAAAAAAGAGATGAAGATAATTTAAAAAGTCTTTTACTTCTTGGTTGGTGTGTGTTTATAGTTTGGGAGTGTGAAATAAATAAATTTAACCTAGAGAATTTGTATGAAAAAATAAAAAAAAGTATTTCATTAATGCTTATAATTTCTTATCAATTTAGATGA
- a CDS encoding ATP-binding protein has product MSNVENFKISAALKDIIGKELITDEFVAVFELVKNSFDANASKVEVIFENNYEKEKAKIIIKDNGKGMDYDDLVDKWLFVAYSAKKLGRENTDYRDKIKSQRVFAGAKGVGRFSCDRLGRFLNLITIKDEPNYKIENLVVNWEDFENVDDKEFVNIKVIHNTLKENKYNLKSGTVLEISGLRDIWDRDRILKLKISLAKLINPNQGNDSINFDIEIIAEDERGLDKEPNSKGEKRNNLEVVNGKVKNSIFETLDIKTSNILVHINSDGSLIETTLRDRGDLIYFLKEKNPYKDLKNISIYLFQLNRTAKFNFTKTMGMEPVKYGSVFMYKNGFRVYPYGEEGDDLLQINRRKQQGYNRFLGTRDVIGRIEINGEQPDLREISSRDGGLVKTPTYFNLLEFFYDFVLKRLENYVVNIIQWGDERLNKETGEVRPELWAKDVKVQILELISGFINSKDIVDIQYEKNFLEIIESKQSKSVEKIVKNISKVAAKSDNPELVKEAKKIEKAVKEIKADAQIANVKATKEESLRKVKEVELETEKLKTEFYKKQLAPDSDALIHHIKNNNISIKTTVENILQDIKSPQYDENDLLKDLSFILFHCDKAIKAANIITHVDLSESDAQNVELSGFLGGYIDNYQEITSTKRTKIRYEHEGKGFRMMISKIELAIIIDNLEDNSYKWGAKNIYIKTITNNPRSMTLIYSDDGKGLSDKYLSDPSQILRFKETDSKNGTGLGLYVVHQVLDRMGASIEFIGNNIYQKGANFKIEFIR; this is encoded by the coding sequence ATGAGTAATGTAGAAAATTTTAAAATAAGTGCAGCATTAAAAGATATCATTGGTAAGGAACTTATTACTGATGAATTTGTTGCCGTATTTGAATTAGTTAAAAATTCCTTTGATGCTAATGCTTCTAAAGTAGAGGTTATATTTGAGAATAATTATGAAAAAGAAAAAGCTAAAATCATAATTAAAGATAATGGTAAGGGAATGGATTATGATGACCTAGTCGATAAATGGTTGTTCGTTGCTTATTCAGCTAAAAAATTAGGTAGGGAAAATACAGATTATCGGGATAAAATTAAGTCTCAAAGAGTTTTTGCTGGAGCTAAGGGAGTTGGAAGGTTTTCTTGTGATAGATTAGGGCGTTTTTTGAATTTGATAACAATAAAGGATGAGCCTAATTATAAAATTGAGAATTTAGTTGTTAATTGGGAAGATTTTGAAAATGTAGATGATAAAGAATTTGTTAATATAAAAGTCATCCATAATACATTAAAGGAAAATAAGTACAATTTAAAAAGTGGTACAGTTCTCGAAATTTCAGGATTAAGAGACATTTGGGATAGAGATAGGATTCTTAAATTGAAAATCTCATTGGCAAAATTGATTAATCCTAATCAAGGTAATGATAGTATTAATTTTGATATAGAAATTATTGCTGAAGATGAACGAGGGCTTGATAAAGAACCAAATAGTAAAGGAGAAAAGCGTAATAATTTGGAGGTTGTTAATGGTAAGGTTAAGAATTCAATTTTTGAAACTTTAGACATAAAAACATCTAATATACTTGTCCATATCAATTCGGATGGAAGCCTTATTGAGACAACATTGAGGGATAGGGGAGACTTGATTTATTTTTTGAAAGAAAAAAACCCATATAAGGATTTAAAAAACATATCCATTTACCTGTTTCAGCTTAATAGAACTGCTAAGTTTAACTTTACAAAAACAATGGGAATGGAGCCCGTTAAATATGGTTCTGTTTTTATGTATAAAAATGGTTTTAGGGTATATCCTTATGGGGAAGAAGGTGATGATCTTTTACAAATTAATAGGAGGAAACAACAGGGGTACAATAGATTTCTAGGGACAAGAGATGTAATTGGTAGGATTGAAATAAATGGAGAACAGCCTGATCTAAGAGAAATTTCCAGCCGCGACGGAGGGTTAGTTAAAACTCCAACGTATTTTAATCTACTTGAGTTTTTTTATGATTTTGTTTTAAAACGACTGGAAAATTATGTAGTAAATATTATTCAATGGGGTGATGAACGCTTAAATAAAGAAACAGGGGAGGTAAGGCCTGAGTTATGGGCAAAAGATGTTAAAGTTCAAATTCTTGAACTTATCTCAGGTTTTATTAATTCTAAAGATATTGTTGATATTCAATATGAAAAAAATTTTTTAGAAATAATTGAATCTAAACAAAGTAAGAGTGTTGAGAAAATTGTAAAAAATATTTCAAAAGTTGCTGCAAAATCAGATAACCCTGAATTAGTAAAAGAAGCGAAAAAAATAGAGAAGGCGGTTAAGGAAATAAAAGCTGATGCGCAAATTGCCAATGTAAAAGCAACAAAAGAGGAAAGCCTTAGGAAGGTTAAAGAAGTTGAATTAGAAACGGAAAAATTAAAAACAGAGTTTTATAAAAAGCAGCTTGCACCAGATTCGGATGCACTAATTCATCATATTAAAAATAACAACATATCAATAAAAACAACAGTTGAAAACATATTGCAGGATATTAAATCACCTCAATATGATGAAAATGATCTGCTAAAAGATTTATCTTTTATTTTATTCCATTGTGATAAAGCCATTAAAGCAGCTAATATTATAACTCATGTTGATCTATCTGAAAGTGATGCGCAAAACGTCGAATTGAGTGGCTTTTTAGGAGGTTATATTGATAATTATCAAGAGATAACAAGTACTAAAAGAACAAAAATCAGGTATGAGCATGAAGGAAAAGGTTTTAGAATGATGATAAGTAAAATAGAACTCGCAATTATTATAGATAATCTTGAAGATAATTCATATAAATGGGGTGCTAAAAATATTTATATTAAAACAATTACAAATAATCCTCGTAGCATGACATTAATTTATTCTGATGATGGTAAAGGGTTATCAGATAAGTATTTGAGTGATCCTAGCCAAATTTTAAGATTTAAAGAAACAGATAGTAAAAATGGAACAGGTTTAGGTTTGTATGTTGTTCATCAAGTTTTGGATAGAATGGGAGCCTCTATAGAATTTATTGGTAATAATATTTATCAAAAAGGGGCTAATTTTAAAATTGAATTTATCCGTTAA
- a CDS encoding DUF6443 domain-containing protein encodes MKKIIIPIGALLFSGLAHAQLSPTENYIYTKTYLNHTDPSDATQLLKTSETVQYFDGLGRPKQIINIKASPANKDLVTTIPYDGFGRQADSWLPAPMSSLNGGIQSGVDGAAQSYYSDSTPFTHQNFEASPLDRVLSQVQPGLEWQGHAVQFGYDTNIDGEVKKYATTFNYSTFTSSVPVSTTYAANQLYKNTITDEDGNKTIEFKNGKGQVVLVRKMLNSTDSADTYYVYNDYDQLAYVIPPLASVIASLDQTVLNDLCYQYKYDGRNRLVEKRLPGKGWEYMVYDKADRLIATQDANLRPTSTWFVTKYDKLGRVAYTGLMPLPGKTREWLQDTTNLFVITENRDAQGFTMSGMQIYYTNGLYQQIETILSVNYYDTYPTGTPAFIPTIPNQSAVLTDNMSSELNTKGLPLVSYVKNIEDNNWTKNYSYYDTKGRVIAKHSINHLGGYTKTESELDFSGMPQKVYTYHLRKQGEAGITVKERFIYDAQNRLEKHYHKVDDKAEELLADNTYNDLSQLTNKKVGNNLQSIDYNYNIRGWLTEINKDQMSVPDLSNKLFSYKIKYTQKEGIDNPDSVQFPGKNVSEKYNGNIAEVDWRAVETIGVNPLSTPKRYGYVYDGLNRLTAGYYQNPLNPTSKENTETLSYDLNGNISSLYRTSVVEPGNTTATLIDNLEYIYETANKSNKLTNINDYAYNYTGYEGGGNTIEYDLNGNMTNMPDKGISTIQYNYLNLPKHLEYSRASDESVVIDTKYGADGEKRSKTNTTTIFGFMGYTTTIKITDYLDGFQYLSSPPPPGGGGSSGSFAANSETSRALEMQAYSLDEGSTGKNLLGVKTADLQFFPTAEGFYDYVKNQYIYQYKDHLGNTRISFGRNSLGNLELVDKNDYYPFGMNHLKSGTSFFGTSSYKNYKYNGKELQESGMYDYGARMYMADIGRWGVIDPLAEKYINWSPYNYTINNPLRFIDPDGRGTNDVILRGDQAKEAFEQLKNAASNLNLKMDSKGKVTGTLKKGATATEAEAALLTATRDKSVVVDVLAQSSNVIESSNTAIFGGGFMGSKTNSPIDGSLEGSPNKITHANQVINPIDLGIMDTFYNAIKGIGVMHEILEAYDGAINSPGTINTVGIKNREVSWDNYLSAHYNAIDLDPRINYGLQSENKILPRTANGNIIIERTIFKEVNGVKVSKSLGTVELKPRTK; translated from the coding sequence ATGAAAAAAATCATAATTCCGATAGGCGCTTTATTATTTTCAGGTTTGGCACATGCGCAGTTAAGCCCAACCGAAAATTACATATATACCAAAACTTATCTTAACCATACAGATCCTTCAGATGCTACTCAATTACTTAAAACCTCAGAAACGGTTCAGTATTTTGATGGATTGGGAAGACCAAAACAGATTATTAATATAAAAGCCTCTCCAGCCAATAAAGATTTAGTAACCACTATTCCTTATGACGGATTCGGGAGACAGGCAGATTCTTGGTTGCCGGCTCCGATGTCATCATTGAATGGGGGTATACAGTCTGGTGTTGACGGTGCTGCACAAAGTTATTATAGTGACAGTACCCCGTTTACCCATCAGAACTTTGAAGCCTCTCCTCTAGACCGTGTTTTATCTCAGGTACAACCGGGGCTGGAGTGGCAAGGACATGCGGTACAATTTGGATATGACACAAATATAGATGGCGAAGTAAAGAAATATGCTACCACTTTCAATTATTCGACATTTACCTCTTCTGTTCCTGTTTCTACAACTTATGCAGCCAATCAGTTGTATAAGAATACGATAACTGATGAAGATGGTAACAAAACCATAGAGTTCAAAAACGGTAAGGGACAAGTGGTATTGGTAAGGAAAATGCTGAACTCTACAGATAGTGCCGATACCTATTATGTTTATAATGATTATGATCAGTTAGCATATGTTATTCCTCCTTTGGCATCTGTTATTGCTTCATTGGATCAGACTGTCCTTAACGATCTTTGTTATCAATATAAATATGATGGCAGAAATCGCTTAGTTGAGAAAAGACTTCCAGGGAAAGGCTGGGAATATATGGTGTATGATAAAGCTGACCGTCTGATTGCAACACAGGATGCCAATTTAAGACCAACTTCAACATGGTTTGTTACAAAATACGACAAATTGGGAAGAGTAGCTTATACAGGGCTTATGCCCCTTCCTGGTAAAACACGAGAATGGCTACAAGACACGACCAATCTTTTTGTAATCACTGAAAATAGAGATGCACAGGGCTTTACGATGAGCGGAATGCAGATCTATTATACCAACGGTTTGTATCAGCAGATAGAAACCATCCTATCTGTCAATTACTATGACACCTATCCAACAGGAACGCCTGCTTTTATCCCAACGATTCCCAACCAGAGTGCAGTATTAACAGACAATATGAGTTCAGAATTGAACACAAAAGGCTTGCCTTTAGTATCCTATGTGAAGAATATAGAAGATAACAACTGGACGAAGAACTATAGTTATTATGATACAAAAGGAAGAGTAATTGCGAAACATTCGATCAATCATTTGGGAGGCTATACCAAAACAGAATCGGAGCTGGATTTTTCAGGAATGCCACAGAAAGTTTATACTTATCACTTAAGAAAACAAGGAGAAGCAGGAATTACAGTAAAAGAACGATTTATTTATGATGCTCAAAACAGGTTAGAAAAACATTACCATAAGGTAGATGATAAAGCTGAAGAATTACTGGCTGACAATACCTATAATGATCTATCACAATTAACCAATAAGAAAGTAGGAAACAATCTTCAAAGTATCGATTACAATTACAATATTAGGGGATGGCTAACGGAAATCAACAAAGATCAGATGAGCGTTCCTGATTTGAGTAATAAATTATTTTCATATAAAATTAAGTACACCCAAAAAGAAGGAATTGACAATCCTGATTCTGTGCAATTTCCTGGTAAAAATGTGTCCGAAAAATACAATGGTAATATTGCAGAAGTAGATTGGAGAGCTGTGGAAACAATAGGAGTAAATCCATTATCTACTCCGAAAAGATACGGATATGTATATGATGGACTGAACAGGTTAACAGCAGGGTACTATCAAAACCCATTGAATCCGACCAGTAAAGAAAATACAGAAACCTTAAGTTATGATTTGAATGGCAATATCAGCAGTTTGTACAGGACTTCTGTAGTGGAGCCCGGAAATACAACGGCAACGCTAATCGATAATTTGGAATATATTTATGAAACGGCAAATAAAAGTAATAAGCTGACGAATATCAATGATTATGCCTACAACTATACAGGCTATGAAGGTGGAGGGAACACGATTGAATATGATCTTAACGGGAATATGACCAATATGCCGGATAAAGGGATTAGTACCATTCAGTATAATTATTTGAATCTTCCAAAGCATTTAGAATACAGCAGAGCCAGTGATGAAAGCGTGGTTATTGATACTAAATATGGTGCAGACGGAGAAAAACGAAGCAAAACAAACACCACGACTATTTTTGGTTTTATGGGCTATACGACCACGATCAAAATAACGGATTATCTGGACGGGTTCCAGTATTTATCTAGTCCGCCACCTCCTGGCGGCGGAGGATCTTCGGGTTCATTTGCTGCGAATTCTGAAACTTCAAGAGCATTGGAAATGCAGGCATATTCTTTGGATGAGGGAAGTACAGGCAAAAATTTATTGGGAGTTAAGACAGCTGATCTACAGTTTTTTCCGACCGCCGAAGGTTTTTATGATTATGTGAAAAATCAGTACATTTACCAGTATAAAGATCATTTAGGAAATACCAGAATAAGCTTTGGAAGAAACAGTTTAGGTAATCTTGAATTGGTAGACAAGAATGATTATTATCCTTTTGGGATGAATCATTTGAAGAGTGGAACTTCTTTCTTTGGAACAAGTTCGTATAAGAATTACAAGTACAACGGAAAGGAGCTACAAGAGAGTGGGATGTATGATTATGGAGCAAGAATGTATATGGCAGATATTGGGAGATGGGGAGTGATTGATCCATTGGCGGAGAAATATATAAATTGGTCTCCTTATAACTATACAATTAATAATCCTTTGAGATTTATTGACCCTGATGGAAGAGGAACTAATGATGTTATTTTGAGAGGTGATCAAGCTAAAGAAGCTTTTGAGCAGTTAAAAAATGCTGCAAGTAATTTAAACTTAAAAATGGATTCAAAAGGAAAAGTTACTGGAACATTAAAAAAAGGAGCAACAGCGACCGAGGCAGAGGCTGCTTTGCTTACTGCTACGAGAGATAAAAGCGTAGTAGTGGACGTTTTGGCACAAAGTAGTAACGTTATAGAATCTAGTAATACAGCAATATTTGGAGGTGGATTTATGGGAAGTAAAACAAACTCACCAATAGATGGTTCACTTGAGGGATCCCCTAACAAAATAACTCACGCAAATCAAGTCATAAATCCAATAGATTTAGGAATAATGGATACTTTTTATAATGCTATAAAGGGAATTGGAGTTATGCATGAAATACTTGAAGCTTATGATGGTGCAATCAATAGTCCAGGTACTATTAATACTGTGGGGATAAAAAATCGAGAAGTAAGTTGGGATAATTATCTTTCAGCCCATTATAATGCAATTGATCTTGATCCTCGAATAAATTATGGTTTGCAATCTGAAAATAAAATTTTACCTAGGACTGCAAATGGTAATATTATAATTGAACGAACTATCTTTAAAGAGGTGAATGGTGTGAAAGTGTCTAAATCATTAGGAACTGTAGAATTAAAACCTAGAACAAAATAA
- a CDS encoding helix-turn-helix domain-containing protein, whose translation MEENSLLEPIEQYVIDVVRKMRLEKKISQKELAYSLDLSIGFIGDVESYKSRAKYNLSHINRLAEVFECSPKDFLPEQHLENKTEKK comes from the coding sequence ATGGAAGAGAATTCACTTTTAGAACCTATTGAACAATATGTTATTGATGTTGTTAGAAAAATGAGATTGGAAAAAAAGATTTCTCAGAAGGAACTTGCATACTCTCTAGATTTATCCATAGGATTTATTGGAGATGTGGAAAGCTATAAATCCAGAGCCAAGTATAATCTTTCCCATATTAACAGACTTGCAGAAGTATTTGAATGTTCACCTAAAGATTTTCTTCCTGAGCAACATTTAGAAAATAAAACAGAAAAGAAATAA